A portion of the Anabas testudineus chromosome 22, fAnaTes1.2, whole genome shotgun sequence genome contains these proteins:
- the LOC113148671 gene encoding golgin subfamily A member 3-like isoform X2 — translation MMFAARFLLLFLSLSQDFTQGQLDASVPHVGGRRVGLGVPPELPVLWDELRGLNELVLSLKAEEVDRRQALRRMESRLRDREVEAEQQGRSLDGLEETVIQQREGLRSMEVDRKLLTELNSDLRRKVEQLEEQSEARVSWLHWRLNVSESSVEELKKKSTALAAELPFLQTRLRASESTVEQLRRRNAVLAARLCNTESLMEELRMQISAALTVSNSSSQSEESELETNSEVLKSVEEKRNTSAERQLLGVDLTASNSSSLQKDLSDTKSRLLQLESNTSVQTDIVKQLQVRLNSAESQIHQLQSDRTDQISELLNLQMKLNSTQSLQNNLNTELLSRLRVSEKHLEGLRRENTVLFSDQTSTLMDLQRKLNTTERLMDKIGTVQSDQFSLMESRLLDNTTALELRLGSTETHLEQLETHTAVQSDQISLIESRLAEQHNNTTELLNRLSVSEKHLEGLMTENTVQSDQISLMESRLTEQHNNTTALELRLGSTETQLETHSAGNIDSPVLIVLIKSFIVFFFIVGSALRLRLDVTEKHLEGLRAEIAELEKQLEHLKKGNTDELKVAFSVGLTDSGPVGPFDEERTLIFSKTLTDVGHAYDRAAGVFTAPVRGVYFFSFTAADYLKGYMGLYLYRNNQPIIFNLDLNDHGGYASMSNGVALKLEEGDRVRLSLPASYRLYDDSRNFSVFSGFLLFAL, via the exons ATGATGTTTGCTGCTCGgtttctgcttctcttcttaTCGTTGTCTCAGGACTTCACTCAGGGACAGTTGGACGCTTCTGTCCCTCATGTGGGTGGCAGAAGGGTGGGGCTGGGTGTCCCTCCGGAGCTCCCTGTTCTCTGGGACGAGCTGCGGGGGTTGAACGAGCTGGTCCTGAGCCTGAAGGCGGAGGAGGTGGACCGGCGTCAGGCCCTGCGGAGGATGGAGAGCCGTCTGAGGGACAGGGAGGTGGAGGCTGAGCAGCAGGGACGAAGTCTGGACGGACTGGAAGAGACGGTGATCCAACAGAGGGAGGGGCTGAGGAGCATGGAGGtggacaggaagctgctgaCGGAGCTGAACTCAGACCTGAGGAGGaaggtggagcagctggaggagcaaAGCGAAG CTCGAGTGTCGTGGCTTCACTGGAGACTGAATGTCAGTGAGAGCTCAgtagaggagctgaagaagaagagcacAG CTCTGGCGGCCGAGCTGCCGTTCCTGCAGACAAGACTGAGGGCGAGTGAGAGCACAGTGgagcagctgaggaggaggaacgCAG tgtTGGCAGCCAGACTGTGTAACACTGAGAGTCTGATGGAGGAGCTCAGGATGCAGATCTCAG cagCGTTGACCGTTTCCAACAGCTCGTCTCAGTCTGAGGAGTCGGAGCTGGAGACAAACTCTGAAG TTCTGAAGTCCGTGGAGGAAAAACGGAACACGTCTGCTGAGAGACAGCTGCTCGGTGTGGATCTGA CTGCCAGTAACTCATCGTCTCTGCAAAAAGATCTGTCAGACACGAAGAGccgactgctgcagctggagtcaaACACGTCAG ttcagactGATATAGTGAAGCAGCTTCAGGTCAGACTGAACTCGGCTGAGAGTCAAATACATCAGCTGCAGTCTGATAGGACAG ATCAAATCTCAGAACTGTTGAACCTGCAGATGAAACTGAACTCGACACAGAGTCTGCAGAACAACctgaacacag AGCTGCTGAGCAGACTGAGAGTCAGTGAGAAACATCTGGAAGGtctgaggagagaaaacacag ttctgttttcagatcAGACCTCCACACTGATGGACCTGCAGAGGAAACTGAACACAACTGAACGTCTGATGGACAAAATTGGCACAG ttcagtCTGATCAGTTTTCCCTGATGGAGTCCAGGCTCTTGGACAACACCACAG CTCTGGAGCTGCGACTGGGATCAACTGAGACACACCTGGAACAGCTGGAGACTCACACTGCAG TTCAGTCTGACCAGATTTCCCTGATTGAGTCAAGACTGGCagagcaacacaacaacaccacAG aGCTGCTAAACAGACTGAGTGTCAGTGAGAAACACCTGGAAGGTCtgatgacagaaaacacag TTCAGTCTGATCAGATTTCCCTGATGGAGTCAAGACTGACagagcaacacaacaacaccacAG CTCTGGAGCTGCGACTGGGatccacagagacacagctggaGACTCACTCTGCAGGTAACATCGACTCTCCAGTGTTAATTGtattaattaaatcatttatagtctttttttttatcgttGGTTCAGCATTGCGGCTCCGACTTGATGTCACTGAGAAACATCTGGAAGGTCTGAGGGCAGAAATCGCAG AGTTGGAGAAACAGCTGGAACATCTGAAGAAAGGAAACACTG ATGAGCTGAAGGTGGCGTTTTCAGTCGGTCTGACTGATTCAGGACCAGTGGGTCCGTTTGATGAGGAAAGAACTCTGATCTTCTCTAAAACCTTGACCGACGTCGGCCACGCCTACGACAGGGCTGCAG GTGTGTTCACGGCTCCTGTCAGAGGAGTCTACTTCTTCAGCTTCACAGCTGCAGATTACCTGAAAGGTTACATGGGTCTGTACCTGTACAGGAACAACCAGCCAATCATATTCAACCTGGACCTGAACGACCACGGCGGCTACGCCTCCATGTCTAACGGCGTGGCTCTGAAGCTGGAGGAGGGCGACCGAGTCCGCCTCAGTCTGCCGGCCAGCTACCGGCTCTACGACGATTCCCGGAACTTCAGCGTCTTCTCTGGATTCCTGCTCTTTGCGCTCTGA
- the LOC113148671 gene encoding golgin subfamily A member 3-like isoform X5, whose amino-acid sequence MMFAARFLLLFLSLSQDFTQGQLDASVPHVGGRRVGLGVPPELPVLWDELRGLNELVLSLKAEEVDRRQALRRMESRLRDREVEAEQQGRSLDGLEETVIQQREGLRSMEVDRKLLTELNSDLRRKVEQLEEQSEARVSWLHWRLNVSESSVEELKKKSTALAAELPFLQTRLRASESTVEQLRRRNAVLAARLCNTESLMEELRMQISAALTVSNSSSQSEESELETNSEVLKSVEEKRNTSAERQLLGVDLTASNSSSLQKDLSDTKSRLLQLESNTSDQISELLNLQMKLNSTQSLQNNLNTELLSRLRVSEKHLEGLRRENTVLFSDQTSTLMDLQRKLNTTERLMDKIGTVQSDQFSLMESRLLDNTTAALELRLGSTETHLEQLETHTAVQSDQISLIESRLAEQHNNTTELLNRLSVSEKHLEGLMTENTVQSDQISLMESRLTEQHNNTTALELRLGSTETQLETHSAGNIDSPVLIVLIKSFIVFFFIVGSALRLRLDVTEKHLEGLRAEIAELEKQLEHLKKGNTDELKVAFSVGLTDSGPVGPFDEERTLIFSKTLTDVGHAYDRAAGVFTAPVRGVYFFSFTAADYLKGYMGLYLYRNNQPIIFNLDLNDHGGYASMSNGVALKLEEGDRVRLSLPASYRLYDDSRNFSVFSGFLLFAL is encoded by the exons ATGATGTTTGCTGCTCGgtttctgcttctcttcttaTCGTTGTCTCAGGACTTCACTCAGGGACAGTTGGACGCTTCTGTCCCTCATGTGGGTGGCAGAAGGGTGGGGCTGGGTGTCCCTCCGGAGCTCCCTGTTCTCTGGGACGAGCTGCGGGGGTTGAACGAGCTGGTCCTGAGCCTGAAGGCGGAGGAGGTGGACCGGCGTCAGGCCCTGCGGAGGATGGAGAGCCGTCTGAGGGACAGGGAGGTGGAGGCTGAGCAGCAGGGACGAAGTCTGGACGGACTGGAAGAGACGGTGATCCAACAGAGGGAGGGGCTGAGGAGCATGGAGGtggacaggaagctgctgaCGGAGCTGAACTCAGACCTGAGGAGGaaggtggagcagctggaggagcaaAGCGAAG CTCGAGTGTCGTGGCTTCACTGGAGACTGAATGTCAGTGAGAGCTCAgtagaggagctgaagaagaagagcacAG CTCTGGCGGCCGAGCTGCCGTTCCTGCAGACAAGACTGAGGGCGAGTGAGAGCACAGTGgagcagctgaggaggaggaacgCAG tgtTGGCAGCCAGACTGTGTAACACTGAGAGTCTGATGGAGGAGCTCAGGATGCAGATCTCAG cagCGTTGACCGTTTCCAACAGCTCGTCTCAGTCTGAGGAGTCGGAGCTGGAGACAAACTCTGAAG TTCTGAAGTCCGTGGAGGAAAAACGGAACACGTCTGCTGAGAGACAGCTGCTCGGTGTGGATCTGA CTGCCAGTAACTCATCGTCTCTGCAAAAAGATCTGTCAGACACGAAGAGccgactgctgcagctggagtcaaACACGTCAG ATCAAATCTCAGAACTGTTGAACCTGCAGATGAAACTGAACTCGACACAGAGTCTGCAGAACAACctgaacacag AGCTGCTGAGCAGACTGAGAGTCAGTGAGAAACATCTGGAAGGtctgaggagagaaaacacag ttctgttttcagatcAGACCTCCACACTGATGGACCTGCAGAGGAAACTGAACACAACTGAACGTCTGATGGACAAAATTGGCACAG ttcagtCTGATCAGTTTTCCCTGATGGAGTCCAGGCTCTTGGACAACACCACAG CAGCTCTGGAGCTGCGACTGGGATCAACTGAGACACACCTGGAACAGCTGGAGACTCACACTGCAG TTCAGTCTGACCAGATTTCCCTGATTGAGTCAAGACTGGCagagcaacacaacaacaccacAG aGCTGCTAAACAGACTGAGTGTCAGTGAGAAACACCTGGAAGGTCtgatgacagaaaacacag TTCAGTCTGATCAGATTTCCCTGATGGAGTCAAGACTGACagagcaacacaacaacaccacAG CTCTGGAGCTGCGACTGGGatccacagagacacagctggaGACTCACTCTGCAGGTAACATCGACTCTCCAGTGTTAATTGtattaattaaatcatttatagtctttttttttatcgttGGTTCAGCATTGCGGCTCCGACTTGATGTCACTGAGAAACATCTGGAAGGTCTGAGGGCAGAAATCGCAG AGTTGGAGAAACAGCTGGAACATCTGAAGAAAGGAAACACTG ATGAGCTGAAGGTGGCGTTTTCAGTCGGTCTGACTGATTCAGGACCAGTGGGTCCGTTTGATGAGGAAAGAACTCTGATCTTCTCTAAAACCTTGACCGACGTCGGCCACGCCTACGACAGGGCTGCAG GTGTGTTCACGGCTCCTGTCAGAGGAGTCTACTTCTTCAGCTTCACAGCTGCAGATTACCTGAAAGGTTACATGGGTCTGTACCTGTACAGGAACAACCAGCCAATCATATTCAACCTGGACCTGAACGACCACGGCGGCTACGCCTCCATGTCTAACGGCGTGGCTCTGAAGCTGGAGGAGGGCGACCGAGTCCGCCTCAGTCTGCCGGCCAGCTACCGGCTCTACGACGATTCCCGGAACTTCAGCGTCTTCTCTGGATTCCTGCTCTTTGCGCTCTGA
- the LOC113148671 gene encoding golgin subfamily A member 3-like isoform X3 has translation MMFAARFLLLFLSLSQDFTQGQLDASVPHVGGRRVGLGVPPELPVLWDELRGLNELVLSLKAEEVDRRQALRRMESRLRDREVEAEQQGRSLDGLEETVIQQREGLRSMEVDRKLLTELNSDLRRKVEQLEEQSEARVSWLHWRLNVSESSVEELKKKSTALAAELPFLQTRLRASESTVEQLRRRNAVLAARLCNTESLMEELRMQISALTVSNSSSQSEESELETNSEVLKSVEEKRNTSAERQLLGVDLTASNSSSLQKDLSDTKSRLLQLESNTSVQTDIVKQLQVRLNSAESQIHQLQSDRTDQISELLNLQMKLNSTQSLQNNLNTELLSRLRVSEKHLEGLRRENTVLFSDQTSTLMDLQRKLNTTERLMDKIGTVQSDQFSLMESRLLDNTTAALELRLGSTETHLEQLETHTAVQSDQISLIESRLAEQHNNTTELLNRLSVSEKHLEGLMTENTVQSDQISLMESRLTEQHNNTTALELRLGSTETQLETHSAGNIDSPVLIVLIKSFIVFFFIVGSALRLRLDVTEKHLEGLRAEIAELEKQLEHLKKGNTDELKVAFSVGLTDSGPVGPFDEERTLIFSKTLTDVGHAYDRAAGVFTAPVRGVYFFSFTAADYLKGYMGLYLYRNNQPIIFNLDLNDHGGYASMSNGVALKLEEGDRVRLSLPASYRLYDDSRNFSVFSGFLLFAL, from the exons ATGATGTTTGCTGCTCGgtttctgcttctcttcttaTCGTTGTCTCAGGACTTCACTCAGGGACAGTTGGACGCTTCTGTCCCTCATGTGGGTGGCAGAAGGGTGGGGCTGGGTGTCCCTCCGGAGCTCCCTGTTCTCTGGGACGAGCTGCGGGGGTTGAACGAGCTGGTCCTGAGCCTGAAGGCGGAGGAGGTGGACCGGCGTCAGGCCCTGCGGAGGATGGAGAGCCGTCTGAGGGACAGGGAGGTGGAGGCTGAGCAGCAGGGACGAAGTCTGGACGGACTGGAAGAGACGGTGATCCAACAGAGGGAGGGGCTGAGGAGCATGGAGGtggacaggaagctgctgaCGGAGCTGAACTCAGACCTGAGGAGGaaggtggagcagctggaggagcaaAGCGAAG CTCGAGTGTCGTGGCTTCACTGGAGACTGAATGTCAGTGAGAGCTCAgtagaggagctgaagaagaagagcacAG CTCTGGCGGCCGAGCTGCCGTTCCTGCAGACAAGACTGAGGGCGAGTGAGAGCACAGTGgagcagctgaggaggaggaacgCAG tgtTGGCAGCCAGACTGTGTAACACTGAGAGTCTGATGGAGGAGCTCAGGATGCAGATCTCAG CGTTGACCGTTTCCAACAGCTCGTCTCAGTCTGAGGAGTCGGAGCTGGAGACAAACTCTGAAG TTCTGAAGTCCGTGGAGGAAAAACGGAACACGTCTGCTGAGAGACAGCTGCTCGGTGTGGATCTGA CTGCCAGTAACTCATCGTCTCTGCAAAAAGATCTGTCAGACACGAAGAGccgactgctgcagctggagtcaaACACGTCAG ttcagactGATATAGTGAAGCAGCTTCAGGTCAGACTGAACTCGGCTGAGAGTCAAATACATCAGCTGCAGTCTGATAGGACAG ATCAAATCTCAGAACTGTTGAACCTGCAGATGAAACTGAACTCGACACAGAGTCTGCAGAACAACctgaacacag AGCTGCTGAGCAGACTGAGAGTCAGTGAGAAACATCTGGAAGGtctgaggagagaaaacacag ttctgttttcagatcAGACCTCCACACTGATGGACCTGCAGAGGAAACTGAACACAACTGAACGTCTGATGGACAAAATTGGCACAG ttcagtCTGATCAGTTTTCCCTGATGGAGTCCAGGCTCTTGGACAACACCACAG CAGCTCTGGAGCTGCGACTGGGATCAACTGAGACACACCTGGAACAGCTGGAGACTCACACTGCAG TTCAGTCTGACCAGATTTCCCTGATTGAGTCAAGACTGGCagagcaacacaacaacaccacAG aGCTGCTAAACAGACTGAGTGTCAGTGAGAAACACCTGGAAGGTCtgatgacagaaaacacag TTCAGTCTGATCAGATTTCCCTGATGGAGTCAAGACTGACagagcaacacaacaacaccacAG CTCTGGAGCTGCGACTGGGatccacagagacacagctggaGACTCACTCTGCAGGTAACATCGACTCTCCAGTGTTAATTGtattaattaaatcatttatagtctttttttttatcgttGGTTCAGCATTGCGGCTCCGACTTGATGTCACTGAGAAACATCTGGAAGGTCTGAGGGCAGAAATCGCAG AGTTGGAGAAACAGCTGGAACATCTGAAGAAAGGAAACACTG ATGAGCTGAAGGTGGCGTTTTCAGTCGGTCTGACTGATTCAGGACCAGTGGGTCCGTTTGATGAGGAAAGAACTCTGATCTTCTCTAAAACCTTGACCGACGTCGGCCACGCCTACGACAGGGCTGCAG GTGTGTTCACGGCTCCTGTCAGAGGAGTCTACTTCTTCAGCTTCACAGCTGCAGATTACCTGAAAGGTTACATGGGTCTGTACCTGTACAGGAACAACCAGCCAATCATATTCAACCTGGACCTGAACGACCACGGCGGCTACGCCTCCATGTCTAACGGCGTGGCTCTGAAGCTGGAGGAGGGCGACCGAGTCCGCCTCAGTCTGCCGGCCAGCTACCGGCTCTACGACGATTCCCGGAACTTCAGCGTCTTCTCTGGATTCCTGCTCTTTGCGCTCTGA
- the LOC113148671 gene encoding golgin subfamily A member 3-like isoform X4: MMFAARFLLLFLSLSQDFTQGQLDASVPHVGGRRVGLGVPPELPVLWDELRGLNELVLSLKAEEVDRRQALRRMESRLRDREVEAEQQGRSLDGLEETVIQQREGLRSMEVDRKLLTELNSDLRRKVEQLEEQSEARVSWLHWRLNVSESSVEELKKKSTALAAELPFLQTRLRASESTVEQLRRRNAVLAARLCNTESLMEELRMQISAALTVSNSSSQSEESELETNSEVLKSVEEKRNTSAERQLLGVDLTASNSSSLQKDLSDTKSRLLQLESNTSVQTDIVKQLQVRLNSAESQIHQLQSDRTDQISELLNLQMKLNSTQSLQNNLNTELLSRLRVSEKHLEGLRRENTVLFSDQTSTLMDLQRKLNTTERLMDKIGTVQSDQFSLMESRLLDNTTAALELRLGSTETHLEQLETHTAVQSDQISLIESRLAEQHNNTTELLNRLSVSEKHLEGLMTENTVQSDQISLMESRLTEQHNNTTALELRLGSTETQLETHSAALRLRLDVTEKHLEGLRAEIAELEKQLEHLKKGNTDELKVAFSVGLTDSGPVGPFDEERTLIFSKTLTDVGHAYDRAAGVFTAPVRGVYFFSFTAADYLKGYMGLYLYRNNQPIIFNLDLNDHGGYASMSNGVALKLEEGDRVRLSLPASYRLYDDSRNFSVFSGFLLFAL, from the exons ATGATGTTTGCTGCTCGgtttctgcttctcttcttaTCGTTGTCTCAGGACTTCACTCAGGGACAGTTGGACGCTTCTGTCCCTCATGTGGGTGGCAGAAGGGTGGGGCTGGGTGTCCCTCCGGAGCTCCCTGTTCTCTGGGACGAGCTGCGGGGGTTGAACGAGCTGGTCCTGAGCCTGAAGGCGGAGGAGGTGGACCGGCGTCAGGCCCTGCGGAGGATGGAGAGCCGTCTGAGGGACAGGGAGGTGGAGGCTGAGCAGCAGGGACGAAGTCTGGACGGACTGGAAGAGACGGTGATCCAACAGAGGGAGGGGCTGAGGAGCATGGAGGtggacaggaagctgctgaCGGAGCTGAACTCAGACCTGAGGAGGaaggtggagcagctggaggagcaaAGCGAAG CTCGAGTGTCGTGGCTTCACTGGAGACTGAATGTCAGTGAGAGCTCAgtagaggagctgaagaagaagagcacAG CTCTGGCGGCCGAGCTGCCGTTCCTGCAGACAAGACTGAGGGCGAGTGAGAGCACAGTGgagcagctgaggaggaggaacgCAG tgtTGGCAGCCAGACTGTGTAACACTGAGAGTCTGATGGAGGAGCTCAGGATGCAGATCTCAG cagCGTTGACCGTTTCCAACAGCTCGTCTCAGTCTGAGGAGTCGGAGCTGGAGACAAACTCTGAAG TTCTGAAGTCCGTGGAGGAAAAACGGAACACGTCTGCTGAGAGACAGCTGCTCGGTGTGGATCTGA CTGCCAGTAACTCATCGTCTCTGCAAAAAGATCTGTCAGACACGAAGAGccgactgctgcagctggagtcaaACACGTCAG ttcagactGATATAGTGAAGCAGCTTCAGGTCAGACTGAACTCGGCTGAGAGTCAAATACATCAGCTGCAGTCTGATAGGACAG ATCAAATCTCAGAACTGTTGAACCTGCAGATGAAACTGAACTCGACACAGAGTCTGCAGAACAACctgaacacag AGCTGCTGAGCAGACTGAGAGTCAGTGAGAAACATCTGGAAGGtctgaggagagaaaacacag ttctgttttcagatcAGACCTCCACACTGATGGACCTGCAGAGGAAACTGAACACAACTGAACGTCTGATGGACAAAATTGGCACAG ttcagtCTGATCAGTTTTCCCTGATGGAGTCCAGGCTCTTGGACAACACCACAG CAGCTCTGGAGCTGCGACTGGGATCAACTGAGACACACCTGGAACAGCTGGAGACTCACACTGCAG TTCAGTCTGACCAGATTTCCCTGATTGAGTCAAGACTGGCagagcaacacaacaacaccacAG aGCTGCTAAACAGACTGAGTGTCAGTGAGAAACACCTGGAAGGTCtgatgacagaaaacacag TTCAGTCTGATCAGATTTCCCTGATGGAGTCAAGACTGACagagcaacacaacaacaccacAG CTCTGGAGCTGCGACTGGGatccacagagacacagctggaGACTCACTCTGCAG CATTGCGGCTCCGACTTGATGTCACTGAGAAACATCTGGAAGGTCTGAGGGCAGAAATCGCAG AGTTGGAGAAACAGCTGGAACATCTGAAGAAAGGAAACACTG ATGAGCTGAAGGTGGCGTTTTCAGTCGGTCTGACTGATTCAGGACCAGTGGGTCCGTTTGATGAGGAAAGAACTCTGATCTTCTCTAAAACCTTGACCGACGTCGGCCACGCCTACGACAGGGCTGCAG GTGTGTTCACGGCTCCTGTCAGAGGAGTCTACTTCTTCAGCTTCACAGCTGCAGATTACCTGAAAGGTTACATGGGTCTGTACCTGTACAGGAACAACCAGCCAATCATATTCAACCTGGACCTGAACGACCACGGCGGCTACGCCTCCATGTCTAACGGCGTGGCTCTGAAGCTGGAGGAGGGCGACCGAGTCCGCCTCAGTCTGCCGGCCAGCTACCGGCTCTACGACGATTCCCGGAACTTCAGCGTCTTCTCTGGATTCCTGCTCTTTGCGCTCTGA
- the LOC113148671 gene encoding golgin subfamily A member 3-like isoform X1 translates to MMFAARFLLLFLSLSQDFTQGQLDASVPHVGGRRVGLGVPPELPVLWDELRGLNELVLSLKAEEVDRRQALRRMESRLRDREVEAEQQGRSLDGLEETVIQQREGLRSMEVDRKLLTELNSDLRRKVEQLEEQSEARVSWLHWRLNVSESSVEELKKKSTALAAELPFLQTRLRASESTVEQLRRRNAVLAARLCNTESLMEELRMQISAALTVSNSSSQSEESELETNSEVLKSVEEKRNTSAERQLLGVDLTASNSSSLQKDLSDTKSRLLQLESNTSVQTDIVKQLQVRLNSAESQIHQLQSDRTDQISELLNLQMKLNSTQSLQNNLNTELLSRLRVSEKHLEGLRRENTVLFSDQTSTLMDLQRKLNTTERLMDKIGTVQSDQFSLMESRLLDNTTAALELRLGSTETHLEQLETHTAVQSDQISLIESRLAEQHNNTTELLNRLSVSEKHLEGLMTENTVQSDQISLMESRLTEQHNNTTALELRLGSTETQLETHSAGNIDSPVLIVLIKSFIVFFFIVGSALRLRLDVTEKHLEGLRAEIAELEKQLEHLKKGNTDELKVAFSVGLTDSGPVGPFDEERTLIFSKTLTDVGHAYDRAAGVFTAPVRGVYFFSFTAADYLKGYMGLYLYRNNQPIIFNLDLNDHGGYASMSNGVALKLEEGDRVRLSLPASYRLYDDSRNFSVFSGFLLFAL, encoded by the exons ATGATGTTTGCTGCTCGgtttctgcttctcttcttaTCGTTGTCTCAGGACTTCACTCAGGGACAGTTGGACGCTTCTGTCCCTCATGTGGGTGGCAGAAGGGTGGGGCTGGGTGTCCCTCCGGAGCTCCCTGTTCTCTGGGACGAGCTGCGGGGGTTGAACGAGCTGGTCCTGAGCCTGAAGGCGGAGGAGGTGGACCGGCGTCAGGCCCTGCGGAGGATGGAGAGCCGTCTGAGGGACAGGGAGGTGGAGGCTGAGCAGCAGGGACGAAGTCTGGACGGACTGGAAGAGACGGTGATCCAACAGAGGGAGGGGCTGAGGAGCATGGAGGtggacaggaagctgctgaCGGAGCTGAACTCAGACCTGAGGAGGaaggtggagcagctggaggagcaaAGCGAAG CTCGAGTGTCGTGGCTTCACTGGAGACTGAATGTCAGTGAGAGCTCAgtagaggagctgaagaagaagagcacAG CTCTGGCGGCCGAGCTGCCGTTCCTGCAGACAAGACTGAGGGCGAGTGAGAGCACAGTGgagcagctgaggaggaggaacgCAG tgtTGGCAGCCAGACTGTGTAACACTGAGAGTCTGATGGAGGAGCTCAGGATGCAGATCTCAG cagCGTTGACCGTTTCCAACAGCTCGTCTCAGTCTGAGGAGTCGGAGCTGGAGACAAACTCTGAAG TTCTGAAGTCCGTGGAGGAAAAACGGAACACGTCTGCTGAGAGACAGCTGCTCGGTGTGGATCTGA CTGCCAGTAACTCATCGTCTCTGCAAAAAGATCTGTCAGACACGAAGAGccgactgctgcagctggagtcaaACACGTCAG ttcagactGATATAGTGAAGCAGCTTCAGGTCAGACTGAACTCGGCTGAGAGTCAAATACATCAGCTGCAGTCTGATAGGACAG ATCAAATCTCAGAACTGTTGAACCTGCAGATGAAACTGAACTCGACACAGAGTCTGCAGAACAACctgaacacag AGCTGCTGAGCAGACTGAGAGTCAGTGAGAAACATCTGGAAGGtctgaggagagaaaacacag ttctgttttcagatcAGACCTCCACACTGATGGACCTGCAGAGGAAACTGAACACAACTGAACGTCTGATGGACAAAATTGGCACAG ttcagtCTGATCAGTTTTCCCTGATGGAGTCCAGGCTCTTGGACAACACCACAG CAGCTCTGGAGCTGCGACTGGGATCAACTGAGACACACCTGGAACAGCTGGAGACTCACACTGCAG TTCAGTCTGACCAGATTTCCCTGATTGAGTCAAGACTGGCagagcaacacaacaacaccacAG aGCTGCTAAACAGACTGAGTGTCAGTGAGAAACACCTGGAAGGTCtgatgacagaaaacacag TTCAGTCTGATCAGATTTCCCTGATGGAGTCAAGACTGACagagcaacacaacaacaccacAG CTCTGGAGCTGCGACTGGGatccacagagacacagctggaGACTCACTCTGCAGGTAACATCGACTCTCCAGTGTTAATTGtattaattaaatcatttatagtctttttttttatcgttGGTTCAGCATTGCGGCTCCGACTTGATGTCACTGAGAAACATCTGGAAGGTCTGAGGGCAGAAATCGCAG AGTTGGAGAAACAGCTGGAACATCTGAAGAAAGGAAACACTG ATGAGCTGAAGGTGGCGTTTTCAGTCGGTCTGACTGATTCAGGACCAGTGGGTCCGTTTGATGAGGAAAGAACTCTGATCTTCTCTAAAACCTTGACCGACGTCGGCCACGCCTACGACAGGGCTGCAG GTGTGTTCACGGCTCCTGTCAGAGGAGTCTACTTCTTCAGCTTCACAGCTGCAGATTACCTGAAAGGTTACATGGGTCTGTACCTGTACAGGAACAACCAGCCAATCATATTCAACCTGGACCTGAACGACCACGGCGGCTACGCCTCCATGTCTAACGGCGTGGCTCTGAAGCTGGAGGAGGGCGACCGAGTCCGCCTCAGTCTGCCGGCCAGCTACCGGCTCTACGACGATTCCCGGAACTTCAGCGTCTTCTCTGGATTCCTGCTCTTTGCGCTCTGA